DNA sequence from the Streptomyces cinnabarinus genome:
TCCTTATTGCCCGCAAATAACACCTTCGGAAAGAACAGACGATCAGTCAACGGGGGCGGCTCCGGCGGAGCGTGCGCCCGCGCATGGTGACCAGCCGGGCTTCCGGCTCGTTTCCCAGCGGGACGCAGTGTGGACCGGCGTGCTGTTGGCCGCCGTCGACGCCCGGAGCCGAGGCGTGATCCCGCCCGTCCCTGAGCGACACCCGTGAGCGAGGAAACCGCGCAATGCATCTGTCAGCCACCGACCCTCCGCCTCGGGTCCTGCATCTGACCCAGCCCGTGGACGGCGGGGTCGCCCGCGTCGTGACAGACCTGGCGCGTGCCCAGCTCGCGGCCGGTCTCCAGGTCACCGTGGGCTGCCCGCACAGCGCCCTGAGCGCCGAACTGGGGGCGCTCGGCGCCAAGGTGCGCGCCTGGTCCGCCACCCGCACGCCGGGCCCGACACTCGTTCGAGAGGTACGGCTGCTCAGCCGGCTGATCGAGGACGTACGGCCCGACCTGGTGCACGCGCACAGCGCCAAGGCCGGTCTGGCCGGGCGGCTCGCGCTGCGGGGGCGGATCCCGACGGTGTTCCAGCCGCACGCCTGGTCGTTCGAGGCGGTCGGCGGCGGCATGGCGGCGCTGGCGCTCAACTGGGAGCGCAGGGCCGCGCGTTGGGCCGCGCGGGTGGTGTGCGTGAGCGAGGCCGAGCGGCTGACCGGGGTACGGGCCGGGATCCAGGGCCGGTACACGGTGATCCCCAACGGCATCGACCCCGAGCGCTTCCACCCCGCCGCCGTCGGCACCGTACGCGCCGGGCTGCTGCCGGACGTCGACCCCGCCGCGCCGCTCGTGGTGTGCGTCGGACGGCTGTGCCGGCAGAAGGGGCAGGACCTGCTGCTGCGGGCCTGGACCACGGTGGTGGAACGGGTGCCCGGGGCCCGCCTCGTGCTGGTCGGCGAGGGTCCCGACGGCGGCCCGCTGCGGGCCAGAGCGCCGAAGTCGGTGCTGTTCACGGGGGCCGTCACCGATGCCGCCCCCTGGTACCAGGCCGCCGATCTGGTCGTGCTGCCCTCGCGCTGGGAGGGCATGGCGCTCGCCCCGCTGGAGGCCATGGCGTGCGGGCGCCCGGTCGTGGTGACCGATGTGGACGGCGCCCGCGAGAGCCTGCCGCTCCCCCTCGCACCGCACTGCCTGGTGCCCCCGCGCGACCCGGCCCGGCTCGCCGCCGCCGTGGTCGAGCTGCTGCGCGACCCGCTGCTGCGCGAGTCCCTCGGCCACCAGGGGCGCCGACACGTCCTGTCCACACACGACGTGCGGCACACCGCCGAGGCGGTCGCCGGGGTCTACCGCGACCTGCTGGCACACCCAGTGCCCTCCGAGTACAGGGAGTCCATCCACTCGTGACTGCCGACAGCACCGTCCCCCCGCCCGGCGGGCGGCCACGGGATCACGGTTTCTCGCCCGTCTCCGTCATGCCCCGGCTCGGCCCGGCCACCGGTTTCCGCTTGCCGGCCCGCAGAGCCCGGCCACGCCCCGCCTCCCCCGTACCGCTGCTCGCCGCGGACACCGTGGCCGCGCTACTGGCCACCCTGGCGCTCACCGGCGCCCAGCGCCGCCCGCTGCTGGTCGCGCTGCTGGTGGCCGCCTCGCTGCTGCTGCGCCCGCACCTGCCCCGGCCCATCGCCGGCGTACTGGACGAACTGCCCGCCGTCTGCGGCCGGATCGCGGTGGCCTGGCTGGCGCTGGCCACCGCGGCCGCCGTACACGCCCCGGGCATGCCGATCGGCCGGCGCGCCCTCCTGCTCGGCTTCCTCCTCCAGTGCGCCGCGAGCTGCGCGCTGCGCGCGCTGGTGCACCGGCGGCGGACCACCGCCCTGCTCCAGCGGCCGCGCGCCGCACTGGTCATCGGCCCGGCCGCGACCGCCCAGCGGGTGGCCGCCGGGGTGCTGCGCCATCCGCGGTGCGGGGTACGGCCGGTGGGCATCGTCGCCGACGACCCCGACGGCACCGAGGGCCTGCCCGTGCTGACCACCGGCGAGGAGGTGCAGCGGGCGCTGATCCAGAACGGCGTCCGGGACGTCCTCGCCGTGCATCCGTCGGTACGGTCCGGGCGGGCCCCGCTGCTGCGGGCGCTCGCCGAGTCGGGGTGCGCGGTGTGGGAGGTCGACGCGGACTCCCCGGCCTATGCCACCCGCGGCCAGCTCGCCGGGTTCGCCTGCCGCCGGCTGGACATGGGGACGGCCCGGCGGCCCGGCAGCGCGGGCAAGCGACTGTTCGACGTGACCGTGTCCGGGACGCTGTTGCTGCTGGTCAGCCCGCTGCTGATGCTGTTCGCCGTGGTGCTGCGGCTGACCGACGGGCCCGGTGTGGTCTTCCGGCAGGAGCGCATCGGCAAGGACGGGCGCCCCTTCACCCTGCTGAAGTTCCGCACCCACCGCCCGGTCGACGCGCACGAGTCGGCGACCCGCTGGAGCGTGGCCGACGAGGTGCGCATGTCGTGGTTCTGCCGCTTCCTGCGCCGCAGTTCGCTGGACGAGCTGCTCCAGCTGTGGAACGTGCTGTGGGGCGATATGAGCCTGGTCGGCCCGCGCCCCGAACGCCCGTACTTCGTCGGGAAGTTCAGCCAGACCTACCCCGGCTACGCGGCCCGCCACCGGATGCGGACCGGTATCACCGGGCTCGCCCAGATCCAGGGGCTGCGCGGCGACACGTCCATCGAGGACCGGGCGCGGTTCGACAACGCCTATATCGACAACTGGTCGCTGTGGCAGGACGTCTGCATCCTGCTGCGCACCGCGGCCTCGCTCGTGCGTCCGACAGGGAGCTGACGATGACGAGCCTCGTCCTCGCCGCGCCCCGCGCCCTCTCCCCGGTGCTCCCGGTGGTGGCCGTCGTGGCCGTGCTCGCGCTGCCGGTCAGCCCCGGCGGCGAGGGCGGCGCGGGCCCGGCCGACGCGCTCTCCGCGCTGATCGTCCTCTACGCCGCGATCCGGGTCGTCCGGGACCGGCGGCGCCCGCTGTCCCCGACGGCGGCCGTGGTGCTGGGCCTGCCCGTGGTGGGGCTCGCGGTCGCGGCGGTGGGCGCGGACTCGCCCGGCGCCGGGCTCACCGGCATGGGCCGCTATCTCCAGGTGTTCGTGCTGGTCCCGGCGGCCGTGGCGCTGCTGGTCCGGGACCGGGTCGACTTCCGGCTGCTGGCCTGGTCGTTCGTCGCCCTGGCGGGCTGGCAGGGCGCCATCGGCGTGCACCAGTACGTCACCGGGACCGGCGCCTCCTACCAGGGCGAGCAGATCCGCGCGGTCGGCACCTTCGGGGCACAGGACGTGATGGGGATGGCGACCGTCGTCTCCTTCGGAGTGGTCTGCGCGGTGGGCCTGGCCCTCGGCCGCGCTCCGGTACGACAGCGTGCCCTGGCCGCGGTCTGCGCCCTCGCCCTCCTGCTGCCGCTCGCGCTGTCCTTCAGCCGGGGCGCCTGGATCGCGACCGCGGTGACCTGTGCGGTGCAGCTGGCGCTCGGCGGGCTGCGGCGGGCGCTGAAGGTGGGCGCGACGGTGGCCGCGGCGGCGGTCATCCTGGTCGGCGGGTTCGGGGTCGGCACGGCCATGCTCCAGGAGCGGATCAGCAGCATCACCCAGGTCACGGCCGCCCCCGACCAGTCCGTCACCGACCGGTACAGCATGTGGGCCGCCGCTCTCGGCATGTGGCGCGAACAGCCGCTGACCGGCGTGGGGTTGAAAGGCTTCCCCGAACACCGGGACGCGCACTCCTCGCTCGCCCTGTCCGCCGGCAGCGACACCGAGGGCGCCGGAGCGGCGTTCGTCCGGCAGCCGCTGCTCTCCCCGCACAACATGTATCTGCTCGTCCTCGCCGAGCAGGGCCTGATCGGCCTGCTGGCGCTCGCGGGCGGCTGGCTGGCCCTGCTGGTGTGCGCGGTGCGGCGGCTGATCCGGGTGCGCGCGGCGGGCTCGGGCCTGGACTGCGGGCTCGTCGCCTGCGGGCTGCTGGTGTGGCAGCTCACGGACTTCGCCTACGCCGACATCGGCGGCCCGTCGACCGTGCTGACCGCGGTCTGCCTGGGCCTCGTGGCCTGGTGGGCACTGGCCCCGAGCCCCGGGGAGGCCACGCCCCGATGACGGTGACGCCTCCGCGGACCGGCGCCGACGGCTCGGCGACCCTGCCGTCGGCGCGCTCCGGTGACCCCGGACCGGTCCGGGACCGTACCGAACTCGCCCCTGTCTCCCGGAAGTTCCTGGCCCGCGCCACCCTCGTCACCGCGGTGCTGTCGATCGCCGGTGCCCTGCTGGGGCTGGCCCGTGACCAGGCGCTGGCCCGGCTGTTCGGGGCGGGCAGCGAGACGGACGCCTTCCTGGTCGCGTGGACCGTGCCGGAGTTCGCCTCGACCCTGCTGATCGAGGACGGCCTGGCCTTCGCGCTGGTCCCGGCGTTCAGCCTGGCGCTGGCCCGCCGCGCCCAGGGCGCCCCCGGCGACCCGGTACGGGCGCTGGTCGCCGCCACCCTGCCCAAGCTGACGCTCACCCTGATCGGCGCCGCCGCACTGGCCTTCGTCACCGCCCCCTACCTGGTCGAGGCCCTCGCGCCCGGTCTGCCCGACCCCGCCCTCGCCGTCGACTGCACCCGGCTGACCACGACCTGCGTCCTGAGCTTCGGGCTCGCCGGGTACTTCAGCGCGGTCCTGCGGGCCCACCGGCGCTTCCTGGTACCGGCCGCGATCTACGTGGCGTACAACACCGGCATCATCACGGCGATGTTCGTCCTCGGCGGGCGCTGGGGGGTGCGTTCGGCGGCGGTGGGTGTGGCGGTGGGCGGCGCCCTGATGGTCGCTGTCCAACTGCCGTCCGTCCTCGGGAGGTTGCGCCGCAAGGCGGCCGCGGCGCAGGCGGAGTCGGCCCCCAGTGAGGGACAGGCCGTGACCCTCGCGCTGGTCGGGACCGTGCTGCTGTTCGCGTTGTGCCGGCAGTCGCAGGTCCTCATCGAGCGCTTCCTCGCCTCCGGTCTGCCCGCCGGGTCCATCTCGCACCTGAACTACGCGCAGAAGGTCGCCCAGATCCCGATGACGCTCTCGCTGATGCTGTGCACGGTCACCTTCCCGGTGGTGGCACGCGCGATGGCCGAGGGCGACACCGACCTGGCCCGCGCCCGGGTGGAGCGCGATCTGGCGCTGGCCGCCTGTGTGGTGCTGCTCGGCGCGTCCACGGTCATCGCCTGCGCCCCGCAGATCATCGAACTGCTCTTCCAGCGCGGCGCGTTCACCGAGCGGGACACCGCGGCCACGGCCGGGGTGATGCGCGTCTACGCCCTCGGACTGCTCGGCCAGACCCTGGTCGGCGCCCTGATCCGCTCCTATTTCTCGGCGGGCCGCCCCACCTGGTTCCCGCTCGCCACGATGGCCGTCGGCATCGTCGTCACCACCTGGATCGGCGTGGCGACGGTGGGCCCCTGGGGCATGCACGGCATCGCCGCCGCCAACGCCGCCGGCATCACCGTCACCGCCGTCCTGCTCCTCGCCGGGATGCGCCGCCGCGCGGTCCCGGTGCGCACCCGGCGGGTGCTGCACGAACTGAGCAAGCCGGTCCGGGCCGCGGCGCTCGCGACCGTGGCCGGCGCCCTGGTCGCCGCCCGCCTCGACACCCCTCTGTCCGGTCTGGCCGCCGGGGCGGCCACCGTGACCGGCGTGTTCCTCCTGCTCGGCCTGGGCCTCGGTGCCCAGGGTCTGACCCCCGCACTGCACTCCGTACGCACCGTCACGCAAAGGCTCCGCCATGTCCGTTTCCGTTGACACCGGCCCGCGCCTCGGGCCCCGCCCAGGTCCGGTCCCGTGGGTGGCGATGTACCACTCCGTGGGTGACTGCTCGGACGACCCGTACCGGATCACCGTCACCCCCGAGCGCCTCGACGAACAGCTCGGCCGACTGCGCCGCCGCGGCCTCAGAGGCGTGTCCATGGCCGAACTGCTCGCCGCCCGCGCCCGGGGCGAGCGACGCGGTCTGGTCGGGCTCACCTTCGAC
Encoded proteins:
- a CDS encoding glycosyltransferase — its product is MHLSATDPPPRVLHLTQPVDGGVARVVTDLARAQLAAGLQVTVGCPHSALSAELGALGAKVRAWSATRTPGPTLVREVRLLSRLIEDVRPDLVHAHSAKAGLAGRLALRGRIPTVFQPHAWSFEAVGGGMAALALNWERRAARWAARVVCVSEAERLTGVRAGIQGRYTVIPNGIDPERFHPAAVGTVRAGLLPDVDPAAPLVVCVGRLCRQKGQDLLLRAWTTVVERVPGARLVLVGEGPDGGPLRARAPKSVLFTGAVTDAAPWYQAADLVVLPSRWEGMALAPLEAMACGRPVVVTDVDGARESLPLPLAPHCLVPPRDPARLAAAVVELLRDPLLRESLGHQGRRHVLSTHDVRHTAEAVAGVYRDLLAHPVPSEYRESIHS
- a CDS encoding exopolysaccharide biosynthesis polyprenyl glycosylphosphotransferase; the encoded protein is MTADSTVPPPGGRPRDHGFSPVSVMPRLGPATGFRLPARRARPRPASPVPLLAADTVAALLATLALTGAQRRPLLVALLVAASLLLRPHLPRPIAGVLDELPAVCGRIAVAWLALATAAAVHAPGMPIGRRALLLGFLLQCAASCALRALVHRRRTTALLQRPRAALVIGPAATAQRVAAGVLRHPRCGVRPVGIVADDPDGTEGLPVLTTGEEVQRALIQNGVRDVLAVHPSVRSGRAPLLRALAESGCAVWEVDADSPAYATRGQLAGFACRRLDMGTARRPGSAGKRLFDVTVSGTLLLLVSPLLMLFAVVLRLTDGPGVVFRQERIGKDGRPFTLLKFRTHRPVDAHESATRWSVADEVRMSWFCRFLRRSSLDELLQLWNVLWGDMSLVGPRPERPYFVGKFSQTYPGYAARHRMRTGITGLAQIQGLRGDTSIEDRARFDNAYIDNWSLWQDVCILLRTAASLVRPTGS
- a CDS encoding O-antigen ligase family protein codes for the protein MTSLVLAAPRALSPVLPVVAVVAVLALPVSPGGEGGAGPADALSALIVLYAAIRVVRDRRRPLSPTAAVVLGLPVVGLAVAAVGADSPGAGLTGMGRYLQVFVLVPAAVALLVRDRVDFRLLAWSFVALAGWQGAIGVHQYVTGTGASYQGEQIRAVGTFGAQDVMGMATVVSFGVVCAVGLALGRAPVRQRALAAVCALALLLPLALSFSRGAWIATAVTCAVQLALGGLRRALKVGATVAAAAVILVGGFGVGTAMLQERISSITQVTAAPDQSVTDRYSMWAAALGMWREQPLTGVGLKGFPEHRDAHSSLALSAGSDTEGAGAAFVRQPLLSPHNMYLLVLAEQGLIGLLALAGGWLALLVCAVRRLIRVRAAGSGLDCGLVACGLLVWQLTDFAYADIGGPSTVLTAVCLGLVAWWALAPSPGEATPR
- the murJ gene encoding murein biosynthesis integral membrane protein MurJ, which codes for MTVTPPRTGADGSATLPSARSGDPGPVRDRTELAPVSRKFLARATLVTAVLSIAGALLGLARDQALARLFGAGSETDAFLVAWTVPEFASTLLIEDGLAFALVPAFSLALARRAQGAPGDPVRALVAATLPKLTLTLIGAAALAFVTAPYLVEALAPGLPDPALAVDCTRLTTTCVLSFGLAGYFSAVLRAHRRFLVPAAIYVAYNTGIITAMFVLGGRWGVRSAAVGVAVGGALMVAVQLPSVLGRLRRKAAAAQAESAPSEGQAVTLALVGTVLLFALCRQSQVLIERFLASGLPAGSISHLNYAQKVAQIPMTLSLMLCTVTFPVVARAMAEGDTDLARARVERDLALAACVVLLGASTVIACAPQIIELLFQRGAFTERDTAATAGVMRVYALGLLGQTLVGALIRSYFSAGRPTWFPLATMAVGIVVTTWIGVATVGPWGMHGIAAANAAGITVTAVLLLAGMRRRAVPVRTRRVLHELSKPVRAAALATVAGALVAARLDTPLSGLAAGAATVTGVFLLLGLGLGAQGLTPALHSVRTVTQRLRHVRFR